A window of Exiguobacterium sp. Helios genomic DNA:
GCTCGTACCGCGAAAGGGGAAGTGTTAAATTTGAATTGATTTGGGTTTTAGCTCCCCGTTCGTGGGCATACTTAAGTAAGGGCACGACGTATTCCCGGACCGATTTCATCGACAGCATCGGTTCTCCGCCTGTAATCGAGAAGGCACGCAGATGTTCAATCTCGTCCAGTCGTTTGATGAGCAGTTCGACCGGGATGGTAGGTGTTTCACTGTTCGACAACATATAGCCGACGGCACAATGTTCACAGCGCATGTTACAAAGGGTCGTCGTCGTGACTTCGATGTTCGTCAGTCGGGCTTGTCCGTACTGTTCGATATCACGGTACGCTTCCCACGGATCATTTTTGATGGTGATGGGTGATTTTAATGACATGATACATTTTCCTCCTTTTTAAAGCTTCACTACGTATCGTATGCTAAATGTATACAGGAATAAAGAACAAGAAAGGAAGTCAGAATAATGGGAAAAGCAAGAACTGATAAACTTGGGCAGATGAATGTGCTAAAATCAAGAATGCAGCTTTTATGCCATACGATCGATTCATTGGATGAAACATCAGATATTGAGGATTTGGAACGTTTAGCCGTCTCCTTGGATCAGTTGAAAGCCAAGGTGCTTCGTTATGCAAAAGATATGAAGGAACATGAGGAATCAGAGAGCGGTTCGAAATGACCGCTTTTTGATTTGGATCATGGAAAGGATGAATCAGATGACAACTAAAATTAAACTACAGGTAGGCGAAATTCGTTCCGTAACCTGCTTACGCATGGGAATCAACGGAGAAGGAATCGCGACACTCGAACGACAAATCGTCTTCATTCCAGGTCTGCTTGTCGGGGAAACGGCTCAAATCGAGATTACAGAAATCCATAATAACTTTGCGAATGCAAAAATCTTGAAACGTGATGTCCGTTCACCGGACCGTGTGACACCGTTATGCCCGATCTACAGCCAGTGCGGCGGATGTCAGCTCCAACATATGAGCTACGAAGGGCAACTCCGTTATAAAGAAGACATGGTCCGAAATGCCTTTACGAAATCGACGAAGCTGAATGTCGAGAAATCGGATATTCGTCCGACAATCGGGACGACGGAATGGGAATACCGGAATAAATCACAGTTTGCGGTCGGAAAAGAAGGAACACAAATCGTCAGTGGATTGTACTCAGCGAACTCGAACCGTCTCGTTGCAATCGACGAGTGTATCGTTCAAAACAAAGAGACGTTACGCGTCAACAAAGCCGTGACGAAAATTTTGAATGACTACAACGTTCCGGTCTACAATTCGGCCAAACAAGACGGTGTCATCCGGAACATCGTCGTTCGGACAGGCATCAAGACAGGTGAAATTCAAGTCGTGTTAGTCGCGTTCAAAGACGGCTTTAAGGATCTTGAAGGTTTGTCACGCGATATCTATGATATTCCGGGTGTGATTTCAGTCGCCTTGAACATTAATGATAAATTGACGTCACGTGTCTTCGGTGAACAAACGGAAATTTTGCGCGGTGTGGAACGAATCGAGGAACAGATGGGTGAGTTCACGTATCAATTGTCACCGCGTGCCTTCTTCCAGTTGAATCCGGAACAAGCCGAACGGATGTACGGTGAAATCGTTAAAGCAGCAGCCTTGACGGGCGAAGAACGTGTTGTTGATGCTTATGCAGGTGTCGGCTCGATTGGTCTTTGGATTGCAAAAGGTGCAAAAGAAGTCCGTGGAATGGAAATCGTCGAGGAAGCGGTCGAAGATGCGACGGCACACATGAAACAATACGGATTTAACCACGCACAGTACGTGGTCGGGAAAGCAGAAACTTGGATTCCGCGCTGGGTGAAAGAAGGATGGATTCCAGACGTCTTCATCGTCGATCCGCCTCGTTCAGGATGTGATACGCAACTGTTGAACGCAATGATTTCGTCAAAAGCGAAAAAAATCATTTATGTTTCCTGTAATCCACAAACGTTGGCACGTGACTGCGATCATTTGATGAAAGCCGGCTACAAAGTCAGCTACATCCAGCCGTACGACATGTTCCCGCAAACGGCGCATGTCGAAGCCATCGTTGTACTAGAGAAAAAGAAAAAGAAAAAGTTTTAAACAGATCGAACGGATATATGAAGTGAATTCTATATGAAAAAAAGGAAAACGGCGACTGAAGCCGTTTTCCTTTTTGTTCCGTCTCACGACTTTTTAAGTTTGTTGTAACCAATTTTCATCCTGTTCTTGAAAACACCGTTTGAGATCAGCGACCCGTTCTGCCGGTAAAGGTCCTTTTTCCAACAAGCGGATATTTTGGACCAGATGCTCCGGATTGGCTGTTCCGATGATGGCACTTGTGACACCGGGTTCAAAAACGGTAAACCGGAGTGCGGTTTCAAGCCAAGAAGCTTCTTCAAGCGGGAAATCGAGTTGCTGTGCCCGTTCCCAGTAAGGTTCGACATATTGCCCGGCCGGCCGGGACTCAAACCGCCATGGTGCATTGGCAATCGGACGTTTGGCGATGATACCTTTTTGTTGATGATGAATCAGCGGGATTGAATCATTCAATGCCCGTTGATCATACAGATTAACGGACGTTTGAAAACTGTCGAATCGTCCCGTCGTGATGGCATAGTCGAGATCTTCCCGGTCGCCTGAATAAGCAATCAGTCGGACTTTTCCGGCCTGTTTCGCCCGCTCGAGCGCCTCGATGACGTCATCTTGAGCCAGTATCTCTTTACTGCAGGAATGCAAATGGACGATATCGATAAAGTCTGTTTTCATCGTCAAAAGGGCTTGATCAATCCCGCCGGCAACAGCTTGGAATGTCCAGTCTTGCGTACGCGGGACATCATACCCGACCTTCGTCGACAGGACGACATCATGGCGGTGCTGCTTCAAAAAGTCACCGAGCCGTTGTTCGGATAAACCGTAACCGCGGGCGGTATCAAATAGACGGATGCCTGCATCCAACGCTTGATGGAGGATATAGCTTGCTTGCTGATCGGATAAATCATCGGAACCGATATGACCGGCACCAAATCCGAGAGGGGAGACTTGGATGTCAGTGTTGCCAAATGAACGTAATTCCATGCTTGTTCCTCCTTTGTTTACTTCTCTACACTATACGAAGAAAACGGTTGCATCAATCGATATCCCTCGATGGATGCAACCGTTTTTTATAAAGATAAATCAGATAAAACACCAAAAACAGTCCAACAATCAGCCACGGGATCATCGAATCCCGTTCGATCAATTCATTGACGGCGAAAGCTTCGAGGACCAATGCGGGAACTTTTCCAATCGTACTGGCAGTTAAAAAGACAAGTGCCGAGACACCGCTTGTCGCACTTAAAAATGTGACGAGTCCGGATGGCGCAAACGGCAACAGCCGTAAAAAAAGAATTGTCCAAAAGGCATCCCAACCGGTTTGCTTCGTTAACCTGGCGAGCCACTTCAAGACGAACGGGGACTGAATCAGCGGTTCAACACGCCGGAAACCATGACGATAGACATAAAAGGCCACACCGGCACCTAAAGCTTCGCCAAGAAAAGATAAAAGCAGTCCATCCCAAAAACCGAAATAAAGTAAATTCGCTGCCGTGACGAAGGCACTTGGCACAACGCCGAACAGACTGATGACGATACTGACTAAAAGACTGATTGGTACAGCAAACATATCCGCTTGCTGCAACCAACCAAGGAGTGTTGCTTCGATAATAAAACGTCC
This region includes:
- a CDS encoding SE1561 family protein encodes the protein MGKARTDKLGQMNVLKSRMQLLCHTIDSLDETSDIEDLERLAVSLDQLKAKVLRYAKDMKEHEESESGSK
- the rlmD gene encoding 23S rRNA (uracil(1939)-C(5))-methyltransferase RlmD; its protein translation is MTTKIKLQVGEIRSVTCLRMGINGEGIATLERQIVFIPGLLVGETAQIEITEIHNNFANAKILKRDVRSPDRVTPLCPIYSQCGGCQLQHMSYEGQLRYKEDMVRNAFTKSTKLNVEKSDIRPTIGTTEWEYRNKSQFAVGKEGTQIVSGLYSANSNRLVAIDECIVQNKETLRVNKAVTKILNDYNVPVYNSAKQDGVIRNIVVRTGIKTGEIQVVLVAFKDGFKDLEGLSRDIYDIPGVISVALNINDKLTSRVFGEQTEILRGVERIEEQMGEFTYQLSPRAFFQLNPEQAERMYGEIVKAAALTGEERVVDAYAGVGSIGLWIAKGAKEVRGMEIVEEAVEDATAHMKQYGFNHAQYVVGKAETWIPRWVKEGWIPDVFIVDPPRSGCDTQLLNAMISSKAKKIIYVSCNPQTLARDCDHLMKAGYKVSYIQPYDMFPQTAHVEAIVVLEKKKKKKF
- a CDS encoding aldo/keto reductase, with amino-acid sequence MELRSFGNTDIQVSPLGFGAGHIGSDDLSDQQASYILHQALDAGIRLFDTARGYGLSEQRLGDFLKQHRHDVVLSTKVGYDVPRTQDWTFQAVAGGIDQALLTMKTDFIDIVHLHSCSKEILAQDDVIEALERAKQAGKVRLIAYSGDREDLDYAITTGRFDSFQTSVNLYDQRALNDSIPLIHHQQKGIIAKRPIANAPWRFESRPAGQYVEPYWERAQQLDFPLEEASWLETALRFTVFEPGVTSAIIGTANPEHLVQNIRLLEKGPLPAERVADLKRCFQEQDENWLQQT
- a CDS encoding TVP38/TMEM64 family protein, translating into MKGRFIIEATLLGWLQQADMFAVPISLLVSIVISLFGVVPSAFVTAANLLYFGFWDGLLLSFLGEALGAGVAFYVYRHGFRRVEPLIQSPFVLKWLARLTKQTGWDAFWTILFLRLLPFAPSGLVTFLSATSGVSALVFLTASTIGKVPALVLEAFAVNELIERDSMIPWLIVGLFLVFYLIYLYKKRLHPSRDID